CGGCGGCCCGGAACGCGGCCGACCCGCAGCAGTTGGCGGCGCAGGTGCTGCGGGCCCTCGGCCCGAACACCTCGGTCTCGGTCCAGGGCCAGTCCATGGTCGCCGGACAGTCCGTGTACGAGTTGAGTGTGAAGCCGAAGGGCGCCGGCTCGACCATCGGCGAGGTGCGGATCGCCGTCGACGGCGCCAACGGGATGCCGCTCCAGGTACGGGTGCTGCCCTCGGACGGCAGCGACCCCATCCTGGACGTCGGCTTCACCTCGGTGTCCTTCGCGACCCCGGCCGCAAGCACCTTCGCCTTCACTCCGCCGAGCGGCACCAAGGTCGCGCACGAGGCGGTCCCGGTCCGCACCGCCGCCCCGGAGCACGGGCAGCAGCACCACGCCCTGCCCAAGGTCGGCGCCGGGTCGGACACCACGGTGCTCGGCAGCGGCTGGGAGTCCGTCTACGTCCTCAACCCGGGCTCGCAGGCGAAGGGCGGCGCCGGGCTGTCCGGTGAGCTCGGGGCGGTGAAGGAGTTCGGCAAGCCGGTGGCCGGCGGCGCCCTGATCTCGACCAAGCTGGTGAACGTCCTGGTGACCCCCAACGGGACGGTCTACGCGGGCGCGGTCACCCCTGCGGTGCTGGAGGCCGACGCCGCCGGCGGCCGGTAGCGGCATCACGGCGACGGCATCACTACGACGGCGTCACGGCGACGGCGTCACTACGACGGCGATTCGGCGACGGCCGGACGGGCCCGGTTCCGGCGGAGGCGACTCCGCGGGAACCGGGCCCGTCCCGTTCCGGCCCGGCCACCCCGGCCGCCGCGCGCCCCGGACCTGGGATTCGGAATTCCCGCCGCAGCGGCCGGAAATCCCAGGTGTGGTAGTACTCACACGACCCGACAATGACGAACCATCAGGGTGAATGCAGTGCCCAGCAGGCATTCTGGCGGAAACCAATTCCGCTGCGGAGGCCGTCGGGCGGGGCCGTCGGCCGACCGCCGAACCGACCGCCGAACGGCCCGGGAACGGCCCGGGAAGTGCAGCGAGAACCGCACCGGAACCGTCCGATCGTTCGGAAGGCTGCTGGAACTCCGTCCGGGCCACCGGACCGCCCGGGCCGCGGACGCCGCCGCCGGGCCGCGACCGACACGATATCCGAGCCCGGCCACGGACGGCTGCGGACGGCTGCGGACCGCTGCGAAGGAAGCGTGAAGTCCCAGGTCGTGCAGATGCAGATGCAGACGCAGATGCACTCGGGACCGGTGCCACGGCCGCCCGCGCCGGCCGGGGACGCCCCTCCGGGCGGCCCGCCGTCGCCTTCGGTGACCCGTCGACAGCGGCACGGATTCACCGCCCGGCATTCTTCGGCCCATGTGTCGTGACATGGGCTGTTTTGGCGCCGAAGCACCGCGCAATGGGCCCGACAGCGGGCCCGCCGGGCGC
The Streptacidiphilus albus JL83 genome window above contains:
- a CDS encoding LolA family protein — encoded protein: MSNSSGGTGSAGGGPTGDDILGAAEPAAGARRGRRSRVLVPATVAAVAAAGLIAVPVFAASSSLPSVTAQQLLAKVLSSHVQTFSGSVQTTVDLGIPSQVMSALPSAVAGASAGTGAGASAGQSKAAEQAVTALASGTHVLKVAADGPTRQLLSSSDAGATFTLAHDGSTAWVYDGQSGTATELTGLGANDAAAGSAARNAADPQQLAAQVLRALGPNTSVSVQGQSMVAGQSVYELSVKPKGAGSTIGEVRIAVDGANGMPLQVRVLPSDGSDPILDVGFTSVSFATPAASTFAFTPPSGTKVAHEAVPVRTAAPEHGQQHHALPKVGAGSDTTVLGSGWESVYVLNPGSQAKGGAGLSGELGAVKEFGKPVAGGALISTKLVNVLVTPNGTVYAGAVTPAVLEADAAGGR